Within Mycoplasmopsis verecunda, the genomic segment GCTAATTTACGAGCGCGTACTGTTCCACCGTGATCAGGGGAAACAACGGTAAAATTAGTGTTAAGTTTTTTAAGTGCAACAGCTAGTGGATATTGACCACGTAAATCATCAACAGGAATATCGAAAAAACCTTGAATTGATGGATTGTGTAAATCTACACATGTTAATTTAGTTGCGCCAGCTTTTTGCAATAAGTCAGCAACTAATTTAGCACCAATTGGTTGTCTACCGCTAGCTTTACGATCTTGACGTGCATATCCGTAATAACTTAAGCATACATTTATTGTGCGTGCACTTGCTCTTTTTAATGAGTCAATAAATAATAATAATTCCATTATATTATCATTTACTGGACGACATGTACTTGCAATAATAAAAACATCTTTATCTCTGACGGTATCAGCTGCTCCAATCATAACTTCGCCATCAGCATAAACTGTACGATTAATTTCTGAAAGTGGAATACCCACAATTTCAGAAATTTTTTGTGCTAATTTTTGAGCATTTTTCATCCCAAAAATTACTGTTTCTCTCTTATTCATTTAAACCTCTTCAATTTTTAATTACCTAAATTTTACAGTTTTTTTCTTGTTATATTTTTAAATAATAAAAGTAATAAAAAAGTAGCATAAGCCACTAATCATTTCCTT encodes:
- a CDS encoding ribose-phosphate pyrophosphokinase, with product MNKRETVIFGMKNAQKLAQKISEIVGIPLSEINRTVYADGEVMIGAADTVRDKDVFIIASTCRPVNDNIMELLLFIDSLKRASARTINVCLSYYGYARQDRKASGRQPIGAKLVADLLQKAGATKLTCVDLHNPSIQGFFDIPVDDLRGQYPLAVALKKLNTNFTVVSPDHGGTVRARKLAELIADTVKICIIDKRRTGVNQTEVMGIIGSIEDRNAVIVDDIIDTGGTIIKAADTLKQHGAKRIIVMATHGIFTKGFDVFENNPNIEKVIVTDSIDNHELLDKYKKLEIVSLGDFLGRVINATLEGSSITSVYQQMKEEIKQYGNEK